In Dehalococcoidales bacterium, the genomic stretch GCGGGGAAGCAGTCTACCCCTTTTACCTTTTTGAAGGGCAGATGCCTAACCTGCCTAAGATTGCCATGGAAGTCTACGACTCGCCCCCTGACGGATGGGCTGAGGCAGCCCTGGAGCCTTTTGCCGGGGTCACTGATGACCCCGTTGCCTGGGCACAGAAGTGCATCAGTGATTACGGGGCGGAGATGATATGCCTTCAGTTACTGAGTACTGATCCTAACGGACTTGACCGGGGGGCGGAGGAAGCCGCCAAGGTGGTCAAGAAGGTGGCGGATGCTATTGATGTCCCTCTGATTGTCTGGGGGACGGCCAACCACGAAAAAGATACCGATGTCTTGAGAGCGGTAGCTGAGCTTTGCCAGGGGAAGAGCCTGGTTCTGGGGCCGGTTGAAGAGGGGGACCACAAACGTATCGGGGCGGCGGCTATCGGCTACCAGCACGCGGTGGCGGCATCAACACCGATTGATATTAACCTCGCCAAGCAGCTCAATATACTGCTGGGTAACCTGGGTGTTCCTGACAAGTCGATGGTAATAGACCCTACTGTCAGCGGCATTGGCTACGGTATTGAGTACTGCTACTCGGTAATGGAGCGCATCCGGATGGCTGCCCTGACGCAGCAGGATGATAAGCTCCAGTTCCCTATTATCTGTAATATTGCCAAGGAGGTCTGGAAAACTAAAGAAGCGAAAATGACTGAAGCCGATGACCCTCTGCTGGGAGACCCCAGGAAAAGGGGTATTCTGATGGAGGCAATGTCAGCGGCAGCTTTGCTTGTCGCCGGGGCTGATGTCCTGGTGATGAGACACCCGGAAGCAATAAAATTGGTCCGGGAGATGATTGCCGAGTTATCGGCTGCGTAACATCTTAAGTGATTGGAGGTTAGTGATAAAGATGGCAGAGAAAGAAGTTAAGAGTATTGACCAGGCTACGGTCGAGATGATCGAAAAAGCGGCTGAAGAAGGGATTAGCACCGCCTTTGAGAGGGCGGCAAAGATGACCGCCTGTCCCATCGGGGCTGAGGGGAGTTGTTGCAGCCTTTGTGACATGGGCCCCTGCCGGGTGCCGCTGCCCAGAGGCAAGGAGGAGACCCCGGAGGACAAGAAGAAGAGGAGGGGGGTCTGCGGGGCTACCGTGGAGACTATCGCCGCCCGCAATTTTGTGCGCAAGATAGCCGCCGGGACCGCTTCCCACGGCGACCACGGCCGTGAGGTGGCCAAGGTCTTCCTGGAGGTGGCTAAAGGCGAAGCCCCCGGTTTTGAAATCAAGGACGAGCAGAAACTGCTCCAGTTAGCTCTGGACCTGGGCATCGAAATCGGCGACCGCAGCAACAATGAAATCGCCGTTGATATTGGCGAAGCCCTGATGAAGGATTTCGGCAAGCAGGAGGGAGAGCTCCTCTTCTTGAAGCGGGCGCCCCTGAAGCGCCAGGAACTATGGCGGCAACAGGGAGTTGCTCCCAGGGGCGTGGACAGGGAGGTGGCTGAGGCGATGCACCGTACCCACATGGGGACTGACCAGGACTACCGTAGCCTGTTGCGCCACGGTGTCCGGACGGCCCTGGCTGACGGCTGGGGAGGCAGCATGATTGCCACCGAGCTTCAGGATATTCTCTTCGGGACACCGTCACCGGTGCACAGCAAGATAAACCTTGGCGTACTTAAAGATGATGAGGTCAACATTATCATTCACGGCCATGAACCTTATCTGGCTGAGGTAATCGCCGTTGTGTCTCAGGATCCCGAGCTTGTTGAATACGCTAAATCTAAAGGCGCCAAGGGGATAAACCTGGCGGGTATGTGCTGTACCGCCAACGAGATATTGATGCGTCACGGCGTACCGGTTGCCGGAAACTTCCTGCAGCAGGAACTGGCGATTGTTACCGGGGCGGTGGAAGCGATGGTGGTTGATGTGCAGTGTATCATGCAGGGGCTGGTCGAGGTTGCCAGTTGTTTCCACACCAAGGTTATTACCACCGACCGCCGTGCCCATATTGAGGGCGCCACTCATATCGAGTTCGATGAACACACTGCCGTTGAGTCGGCCAAGACCATAATCAGGGCGGCCATTGATAATTTCCCCAACCGGGGCGATAAGGTCCGTATTCCCAGTTATACAACTGACATGATTGCCGGCTTCAGCCATGAGACCATCAACTACCTGCTCGGCGGTCTCTTCCGCGCTTCCTACCGGCCCCTGAACGATAACATTATTAACGGGCGTATCCGGGGCGTTGCCGGAGTGGTCGGCTGCAGTAATGTCCGGGTGACCCATGACGATGTCCATGTTACCCTGGTCAAAGAGCTTATCAAGAATGACGTACTGGTGGTCGAGACCGGCTGTGCGGCTATGGCTTGCGGCAAGGCGGGCTTGCTCACTCCGGAGGCGGCCAGACAATACGCCGGTGAAGGGCTGGCTTCCGTCTGCGAAGCGGTCGGTATTCCGCCGGTGTTACATCTCGGCGCCTGTATTGATAACAGCCGTATCCTGATGGCGGCCACCGCCATGGTCAAGGATGGTGGTCTGGGTGATGACATCAGCGACCTGCCGGTAGCCGGGGCGGCGCCGGAATGGATGAGCGAAAAAGCGATCGCCATCGGCCAGTATGTCGTTGGCTCGGGAATATTTACCGTGTTCGGAGCAGGCTGGCCCACCATCGGCAGTAAGACGGTAACTGACTACCTGTTTAAGGACATGGAAGGGATGTACGGTGCCATGTGGGCCTGGGAACCTGACCCGCTGAAGATGGCGAAGATGATGATCGACCATATCGACAAGAAGCGCAAGGCCCTCGGCATTGATAAGGCCAGGGAGCGGGTGCTTTACGACATGGCGATGAGAAGGGAGCTTGAGGCGGTCTAGTGACAAGTTTTAAAGATGTAGGGGGTACAGATTAAAGATGTCTAAAATAATTGCGTCAGCAGCAATCAGAGGCGCGCACAAGATTTTCAATCGCGCGGAGGAAAAGTGGCAACAGGCGATGGACAAGTGGGGACCCAATGAACCGGTGGGGTTCCCCAATACCGCCTATTACCTGCCGGTGATATATGGAATCCTGGGCGCCAAGGTGGAAAAACTGGGGGACATGGAGCCGATCCTGAAAAAGTGTAAATCAATCCTGCCCCCCCCGGTTAAGGAGCAGTACGCTCTACCCTATCTGGCGCCGGCCCTTGACGCCGGTATGGTGACCTTCTTCGCCGAGGAGATTATCGAAGCGATACGCTATCTTGAGCAGCCTGACTTTTATACCAAGCAGGAAGATGTCACCGCGGACAATATCTGGCTGGGTGCGGCTGATGATGTTATCCTGAGAAAAAGGGGCGTGGAGTTTGTTGATGGTACTGCCCCCGGCTTTGCCGCCATACTCGGGGCGGCGCCCAGTCCGGAAATAGCCGCCAGGATTGCTCAGGAACTCCAGAAGAAGAACCTGTACGTCTTTATGGGCGGTGAATATAACGGCAAAAGGTTCTCGGAGCAACTTCTCGAAGCCGGAGTCCAGATTGGCTGGGGAACACGCCTGGTCTCATTCGGGCCGGATACCAGCGCCACCGTCTTTGCCATGGGCTTTGCTACCCGGGCGGCGATGTCTTTCGGCGGTATCCAGCCGGGCGAGTACCGGAAAATCCTCATCTACAATAAAGACCGCATCTTCGCTTTCGCTCTGCCGCTGGGCTACGTAACTGATGAATGGTATGCCAATGCCGCCGGGGCCATTAACTGGGGGTTCCCTACTATCGCCGATACGCCTATCCCCGAGGTCCTGCCCACCGGCCTGACCACATACGAGCACGTTGTTTCCAATATCCCACACGACCAGCTGGTGGCGAAGGCGATAGAGGTCAGAGGCCTGAAAGTGACGGTGACGGAAGTGCCGATACCGGTGGCTTTTGGCGCTGCCTTCGAGGGTGAGAGAGTCCGGGGTGAAGATATCTATCTGGAGGCCGGTGGCGGCCGTACCCCGATGGTGGAGTGGGTGAGCAGCAAGCGGATGGATGAGGTGGAGGACGGCAGGATTGAGGTAATCGGGCCGGAATTGACCGATGTCCCCGCCGGTTCCAGACTGCCCCTGGCGATTACTGTTGAAGTTGCCGGCAGGGAGATGCAGGAGGACTACGAGCCGATTCTGGAGAGGCAGATTCACCACCTGATTAACTATGCCCAGGGGGCGATGCATATCGGCCAGAGGGATATTGCCTGGCTGCGGGTCGGTAAACAGGCGGTGGAAAAGGGTTTTAAACTCTCGCATATCGGGACTATTCTCCACGCCAAACTGCACCAGGACTTCGGGCGGATATTTGATAAGATGCAGGTTAAACTCTATACCGAAGAGGATAAAGTCAAAGAAATGGTGGAGAAGGCTAGAGAGGTGTACCAGCATCGGGATGCTCGTATTGAAGGCATGACCGATGAAACTACTGATATGTACTATTCCTGCACCCTCTGCCAGTCATTTGCTCCCGGTCACGTCTGTGTTATCAGTCCGGAAAGGACCGGGCTCTGCGGCTCTTATAACTGGATGGACTGTAAAGCTTCCTTTGAGATTAATCCCACCGGGCCTAACCAGCCGGTGCCGAAAGGGGATGTAATTGATGCCAAGCTGGGGCAATGGAAAGGTGTCAACGAGTTTGTCTATAAGGCTTCCCGCGGGAAGATAGACCATTACAACTTCTACAGCCTGGTCAATGACCCGATGACCACCTGCGGTTGCTGTGAGTGTATTGCGGCGGTGTTGCCGATGTCCAATGGTGTCATGACGGTGAACCGGGAGTACACGGGAGAGACCCCCTGCGGGATGAAGTTCACCACCTTGGCCGGGACTATCGGCGGTGGTATCAGCACCCCCGGCTTCGTGGGTCACGGCAAGTATAATATCACCCAGAGGAAGTTCATCGCCGGTGATGGCGCATTGCTAAGAATGGTCTGGATGCCCAAGATGCTGAAGGAAGAGATTGGCGACCGGCTTAAAGCCAGGGCGGCGGAGCTGGGTGTTCCTGACCTGCTCGATATGATTGCCGATGAGACCGTTGGCGTCACTGAAGAGGATATCCTGCCATTCCTGCAGGAGAAAGGGCATCCTGCCCTGACCATGGACCCGATACTGGGCTGAGAAAGGGCATTCTGGACCTGGCAGTATGCCCGGTACCAGTTAATATGGCTGTTTTGCTTCAGAGTATGACTGAGAAAGGAGTTTGATAAAATGCCGCTTACGGGAATAGAGATATTTAAGCTGCTACCCAAGACGAACTGCGGCGAATGCGGGGTACCCACCTGCCTGGCTTTTGCTATGAACCTGGCTGCCGGAAAGGCGGAGCTGGCGGCCTGTCCTCATGTTTCTGAACAGGCGAAAGCTAACCTGCAGGAAGCCTCAGCCCCGCCCATCAGGCCGGTTACCATTGGCGTTGGGGACCGTGCCCTGAAGGTCGGTGGTGAGACGGTGCTGTTCCGCCATGAAAAGAGGTTTGAGAACCCTCCTGGGCTGGCGCTCCTTATCAAGGACACTATGGACGATGCTGAAATTGATGCCCGGCTGGGCAGGTTCAAGCAACTTCAGTACGAGAGAGTGGGGCTTACCCTCCGTCCGGAACTGGTGGCGCTCAAAGCCGAATCCGGAGACGCCGCTAAATTTGCGACGCTGGTCAATAAGGTGACACAGAACAGTGATGCCAGTATCATTCTGATGAGTGATAACCCTGATATTCTGGCAGCCGGTGTCAAGGCTTGCGCCGACCGCAAGCCACTGCTCTATGCGGCGACTAAAGATAATCTGGACCAGGTTGCGGCACTGGCTAAAGAAAACAAGTGTCCCGTTGCCGCTAAGGCTTCCGGTCTGGAGGAACTGGCTGAGCTGACCACCAAATTAAACGGGGCCGGGGTCAATGATATTGTCATCGATTCCGGGGCGAGGACGCTCCGCCAGGCATTTGAGGAGCAGATAATTATCCGCAGTGCCGCTCTGACCAAGAAGTTCCGTCCTCTGGGTTTTCCGACAATCGTTTTCCCCTGTGAAATGACCGATGACCCGATGAAGGAAGCCGTCATCGCCTCGATATTTGTAGCCAAGTATGGCGGCATCATCGTTCTCTCCGATTTCCGGGGTGAGAGCTTGTTCCCGCTGCTTGTGGAAAGACTGAACATCTATACTGACCCGCAGCGGCCGCTGGCGACCACTCAGGGAATCTACGAGATTGGAAACGTCGACGAGAACTCCCCGGTGCTGATTACCACTAACTTTTCTCTCACCTATTTCATCGTTTCCGGTGAGATTGAATCCAGCAAAGTCCCCACCCATCTTCTGGTTATGGACACCGAGGGGCTTTCCGTGATGACCGCCTGGGCGGCCGGGAAATTCTCCGCAGACGTTATCGGCCCCTTCGTCAAGAAGAGCGGGATCATGGATAAAGTGAAGCATCACAAACTGATAATTCCGGGTTACGCGGCCGCGGAGAGCGGAGGTCTGGAAGAGGAATTACCCGGCTGGGAGATTATGGTCGGCCCCCGCGAAGGGGCCAATATTCCGGCTTATTTGAAATCTTGGAAACCGTAAGGAGGAAAAATGATCCTTATTGGGGAAAACATCAATATCATGTCGGCAACCATAGGCCCGGCATTGAGAGAGAGAAACCCGGTACCCATCCAGGAACTGGCCCGGGCTGAAGCTCAGGCTGGTGTTGACTATCTTGATCTTAATATTGGCCCGGCCCGCAGGCAGGGTAACGAGTTAATGGAGTGGGTGGTCAAGACGGTGCAGGAGGTCAGTGACCTGCCATTA encodes the following:
- the acsB gene encoding acetyl-CoA decarbonylase/synthase complex subunit alpha/beta; the encoded protein is MSKIIASAAIRGAHKIFNRAEEKWQQAMDKWGPNEPVGFPNTAYYLPVIYGILGAKVEKLGDMEPILKKCKSILPPPVKEQYALPYLAPALDAGMVTFFAEEIIEAIRYLEQPDFYTKQEDVTADNIWLGAADDVILRKRGVEFVDGTAPGFAAILGAAPSPEIAARIAQELQKKNLYVFMGGEYNGKRFSEQLLEAGVQIGWGTRLVSFGPDTSATVFAMGFATRAAMSFGGIQPGEYRKILIYNKDRIFAFALPLGYVTDEWYANAAGAINWGFPTIADTPIPEVLPTGLTTYEHVVSNIPHDQLVAKAIEVRGLKVTVTEVPIPVAFGAAFEGERVRGEDIYLEAGGGRTPMVEWVSSKRMDEVEDGRIEVIGPELTDVPAGSRLPLAITVEVAGREMQEDYEPILERQIHHLINYAQGAMHIGQRDIAWLRVGKQAVEKGFKLSHIGTILHAKLHQDFGRIFDKMQVKLYTEEDKVKEMVEKAREVYQHRDARIEGMTDETTDMYYSCTLCQSFAPGHVCVISPERTGLCGSYNWMDCKASFEINPTGPNQPVPKGDVIDAKLGQWKGVNEFVYKASRGKIDHYNFYSLVNDPMTTCGCCECIAAVLPMSNGVMTVNREYTGETPCGMKFTTLAGTIGGGISTPGFVGHGKYNITQRKFIAGDGALLRMVWMPKMLKEEIGDRLKARAAELGVPDLLDMIADETVGVTEEDILPFLQEKGHPALTMDPILG
- the acsC gene encoding acetyl-CoA decarbonylase/synthase complex subunit gamma codes for the protein MPLTGIEIFKLLPKTNCGECGVPTCLAFAMNLAAGKAELAACPHVSEQAKANLQEASAPPIRPVTIGVGDRALKVGGETVLFRHEKRFENPPGLALLIKDTMDDAEIDARLGRFKQLQYERVGLTLRPELVALKAESGDAAKFATLVNKVTQNSDASIILMSDNPDILAAGVKACADRKPLLYAATKDNLDQVAALAKENKCPVAAKASGLEELAELTTKLNGAGVNDIVIDSGARTLRQAFEEQIIIRSAALTKKFRPLGFPTIVFPCEMTDDPMKEAVIASIFVAKYGGIIVLSDFRGESLFPLLVERLNIYTDPQRPLATTQGIYEIGNVDENSPVLITTNFSLTYFIVSGEIESSKVPTHLLVMDTEGLSVMTAWAAGKFSADVIGPFVKKSGIMDKVKHHKLIIPGYAAAESGGLEEELPGWEIMVGPREGANIPAYLKSWKP
- the cooS gene encoding anaerobic carbon-monoxide dehydrogenase catalytic subunit yields the protein MAEKEVKSIDQATVEMIEKAAEEGISTAFERAAKMTACPIGAEGSCCSLCDMGPCRVPLPRGKEETPEDKKKRRGVCGATVETIAARNFVRKIAAGTASHGDHGREVAKVFLEVAKGEAPGFEIKDEQKLLQLALDLGIEIGDRSNNEIAVDIGEALMKDFGKQEGELLFLKRAPLKRQELWRQQGVAPRGVDREVAEAMHRTHMGTDQDYRSLLRHGVRTALADGWGGSMIATELQDILFGTPSPVHSKINLGVLKDDEVNIIIHGHEPYLAEVIAVVSQDPELVEYAKSKGAKGINLAGMCCTANEILMRHGVPVAGNFLQQELAIVTGAVEAMVVDVQCIMQGLVEVASCFHTKVITTDRRAHIEGATHIEFDEHTAVESAKTIIRAAIDNFPNRGDKVRIPSYTTDMIAGFSHETINYLLGGLFRASYRPLNDNIINGRIRGVAGVVGCSNVRVTHDDVHVTLVKELIKNDVLVVETGCAAMACGKAGLLTPEAARQYAGEGLASVCEAVGIPPVLHLGACIDNSRILMAATAMVKDGGLGDDISDLPVAGAAPEWMSEKAIAIGQYVVGSGIFTVFGAGWPTIGSKTVTDYLFKDMEGMYGAMWAWEPDPLKMAKMMIDHIDKKRKALGIDKARERVLYDMAMRRELEAV
- a CDS encoding acetyl-CoA decarbonylase/synthase complex subunit delta — translated: MAFEVPKTKYSGKIKEITLGKGNKAVMVGGEAVYPFYLFEGQMPNLPKIAMEVYDSPPDGWAEAALEPFAGVTDDPVAWAQKCISDYGAEMICLQLLSTDPNGLDRGAEEAAKVVKKVADAIDVPLIVWGTANHEKDTDVLRAVAELCQGKSLVLGPVEEGDHKRIGAAAIGYQHAVAASTPIDINLAKQLNILLGNLGVPDKSMVIDPTVSGIGYGIEYCYSVMERIRMAALTQQDDKLQFPIICNIAKEVWKTKEAKMTEADDPLLGDPRKRGILMEAMSAAALLVAGADVLVMRHPEAIKLVREMIAELSAA